A single genomic interval of Chitinophaga sp. 180180018-3 harbors:
- a CDS encoding NADP-dependent oxidoreductase, producing the protein MKVKQILLASRPNGLPTASNFKTTETSLPALNEGEVLIKPIYLSVDPYMRGRMNDGKSYIPPFVVGAPIESAGVGEVVESRAEQFKPGDRVLTTGARPFLPWATAAIFTAEQLRKTDPAVPPTYYLGVLGVPGLTAYFGIIDIGKPKPGETVVISGAAGAVGIAAGQIAKIMGCRVVGIAGGTEKIKLLTDNFNFDAAIDYKGNPDIRAAIGAACPNGVDIYFDNVGGEITDAVMYHLNFFARIPLCGQISQYNTTEESMGPRLLHILVTRSVLMQGFIIGNYASRFGEGIKQLSEWVKAGKIKYTETIVEGFDHLPDALLGLFSGKNSGKMVVKV; encoded by the coding sequence ATGAAGGTAAAACAGATCCTGCTGGCTTCCCGCCCCAACGGACTACCCACCGCCAGCAATTTTAAAACTACGGAAACCAGTCTGCCAGCCCTCAATGAAGGTGAAGTACTGATAAAACCAATCTATCTCTCTGTTGATCCGTATATGCGTGGCCGTATGAATGATGGTAAATCATACATTCCTCCTTTTGTAGTTGGTGCACCTATAGAAAGTGCCGGTGTGGGCGAAGTGGTGGAGAGTCGCGCTGAACAGTTCAAACCAGGCGATCGTGTGCTGACTACCGGCGCACGGCCATTTCTGCCCTGGGCTACTGCTGCCATTTTCACCGCGGAACAGCTGCGGAAAACAGATCCCGCCGTGCCTCCTACCTATTACCTCGGAGTACTGGGCGTGCCGGGTCTCACTGCGTATTTTGGTATCATTGATATAGGTAAGCCTAAACCGGGTGAAACAGTAGTGATATCCGGTGCAGCCGGAGCCGTAGGCATTGCAGCCGGACAAATCGCTAAAATCATGGGCTGCCGCGTAGTGGGCATCGCAGGAGGTACAGAAAAAATAAAGCTGCTGACCGATAACTTTAACTTCGATGCCGCCATCGATTACAAAGGCAATCCCGACATCCGTGCGGCCATTGGCGCCGCCTGCCCGAATGGTGTCGATATTTACTTCGACAATGTAGGCGGTGAAATTACGGATGCTGTGATGTACCATCTGAATTTCTTTGCCCGTATTCCGCTCTGCGGGCAGATCTCCCAGTATAACACCACGGAAGAGTCTATGGGCCCCCGCCTGCTCCACATCCTCGTCACTCGTAGTGTGCTCATGCAGGGATTCATTATCGGCAACTACGCCTCCCGTTTCGGGGAAGGTATCAAACAACTGTCGGAATGGGTGAAGGCTGGCAAAATAAAATACACGGAAACTATCGTCGAAGGTTTTGATCATCTGCCCGACGCCCTGCTGGGATTATTTTCGGGCAAAAACAGCGGTAAGATGGTGGTGAAAGTGTAA